One genomic segment of Podarcis raffonei isolate rPodRaf1 chromosome 7, rPodRaf1.pri, whole genome shotgun sequence includes these proteins:
- the NPBWR1 gene encoding neuropeptides B/W receptor type 1 encodes MDNFSSQPNFNASCTDVDFGCYGSEQHGHNMTAPQLIPKFYIAVPIIYSVICAVGLTGNSAVIYVILKAPKMKTVTNIFILNLAIADELFTLVLPINIADYLLLQWPFGEFMCKLIISIDQYNTFSSIYFLTVMSIDRYLVVVATIKSKKMCYRTYRAAKTVSLCVWVFVTIIILPFSIFAKIHTEEGRSQCVFVFPSPEGFWWKVSRLYTLILGFAIPVSTICILYSTMLFKLRRMRLHSNAKALDKAKKKVTIMVLIILGVCLFCWTPYHLSTVVALTTDIPQTPLIIGISYFITTLSYANSCLNPFLYAFLDDTFRKSFRKLVECGTPS; translated from the coding sequence ATGGATAATTTTTCCTCCCAGCCCAACTTCAATGCTTCCTGTACTGATGTGGATTTTGGTTGCTATGGGTCAGAACAACATGGGCACAACATGACAGCTCCACAGCTGATTCCTAAGTTCTACATTGCCGTACCCATCATCTACTCTGTGATCTGTGCTGTCGGGCTTACTGGAAACTCTGCAGTCATTTATGTCATCCTAAAAGCTCCCAAAATGAAGACCGTCACCAACATTTTCATTCTGAACCTGGCAATTGCTGATGAGCTCTTCACGTTGGTACTTCCTATCAACATAGCAGACTACCTGCTGCTTCAGTGGCCTTTTGGTGAATTCATGTGCAAGCTGATCATCTCCATCGACCAGTACAACACTTTCTCAAGCATTTATTTTCTAACCGTCATGAGCATCGACCGATACCTGGTGGTGGTTGCCACCATCAAATCCAAGAAAATGTGCTATCGCACCTACAGGGCTGCCAAGACAGTGAGTCTCTGTGTCTGGGTTTTTGTCACCATCATCATATTGCCGTTCAGTATCTTTGCCAAGATACACACTGAAGAGGGACGATCCCAGTGTGTCTTTGTCTTTCCCAGCCCAGAGGGCTTCTGGTGGAAAGTGAGCCGCCTCTACACCCTTATCTTGGGTTTTGCCATCCCCGTGTCCACCATCTGCATCCTGTACAGCACCATGCTCTTCAAGCTGAGGCGTATGCGGCTCCACAGCAATGCTAAAGCTTTGGACAAAGCGAAAAAGAAAGTGACAATCATGGTGCTGATCATACTGGGCGTTTGCCTCTTCTGTTGGACCCCTTATCACCTGAGCACTGTGGTCGCCCTCACCACAGACATCCCACAAACCCCTCTGATAATTGGAATCTCCTATTTCATCACCACCCTGAGCTATGCTAACAGTTGCCTCAACCCGTTCCTTTACGCCTTTTTAGATGATACTTTCCGGAAGAGTTTCCGAAAGTTGGTTgaatgtggaactccctcctaa